From a region of the Ficedula albicollis isolate OC2 chromosome 1A, FicAlb1.5, whole genome shotgun sequence genome:
- the KIAA1147 gene encoding protein LCHN gives MVEWCLPQDIDLEGVEFKSMASGSHKIQSDFIYFRKGLCFGLACFANMPVESELERGARMKSVGILSPSYTLLYRYMHFLENQVRHQLEMPGHYSHLEAFYDDKKGVLPDSKGTPSSQQPVHWLPSIHRYMYPEMKITHPAGCMSQFIKFFGEQILVLWKFALLRKRILIFSPPPVGVVCYRVYCCCCLANVSLPGLGGTVPESKPFFYVNVADIEMLETEVSYVACTTEKIFEQKRDLYDVYVDNQNVKTHHEHLQPLLKINNADKEKYRRLNDQRQMLMYSQEVGEDCSSCEEDLFILFFMEQNNRIFQTLMEVSASQDKTLTADHARGMGLDPQGDRSFLMDLLEVYGIDVMLVIDNPCCT, from the exons ATGGTGGAATGGTGTTTACCCCAAGATATAGATTTGGAAGGCGTGGAATTCAAATCCATGGCAAGCGGGTCCCACAAAATCCAGTCAGATTTCAT CTATTTCCGGAAAGGGCTCTGTTTTGGCCTGGCCTGCTTTGCCAACATGCCTGTGGAGAGCGAGCTGGAGCGTGGTGCCCGCATGAAGTCCGTGGGCATCCTCTCCCCTTCCTACACGCTGCTCTATAGGTACATGCACTTCCTGGAGAACCAGGTCAG acacCAGCTGGAGATGCCAGGGCACTACTCCCATCTAGAGGCATTCTATGATGACAAGAAAGGAGTTCTCCCTGATAGCAAGGGCACCCCAAGCTCTCAGCAACCTGTCCACTGGCTGCCTTCCATCCACAGATACATGTACCCAGAGATGAAG ATCACACACCCTGCTGGCTGTATGTCTCAGTTCATCAAATTCTTCGGTGAGCAGATCCTCGTCCTCTGGAAGTTTGCCCTGCTGCGCAAGCGCATACTGATATTTTCACCGCCCCCAGTTGGAGTTGTCTGCTATAGAG TGTATTGCTGCTGTTGCCTTGCAAATGTTTCTCTGCCTGGTCTTGGAGGAACTGTCCCGGAGTCCAAGCCATTCTTCTATGTGAATGTGGCAGACATAGAAATGCTGGAGACAGAAGTATCATACGTGGCCT GTACGACAGAAAAGATCTTTGAGCAGAAACGGGATCTCTACGATGTCTATGTGGACAACCAGAACGTGAAGACGCATCACGAACATCTGCAACCGCTCCTGAAAATTAACAATGCTGACAAGGAGAAGTACAGACGGCTCAATGACCAAAG GCAGATGTTAATGTATTCTCAAGAAGTGGGTGAGGATTGCAGCTCCTGTGAAGAGGACCTTTTCATCTT GTTTTTCATGGAGCAGAACAACCGCATATTCCAGACGCTGATGGAGGTGTCAGCCAGCCAGGACAAGACACTGACAGCTGACCATGCACGAGGCATGGGCCTGGATCCCCAAGGGGACAGAAGTTTCCTTATGGACCTCCTGGAAGTGTATGGCATTGATGTTATGCTAGTCATTGACAACCCCTGCTGCACTTAA